One window of Alkaliphilus metalliredigens QYMF genomic DNA carries:
- a CDS encoding M20 family metallopeptidase, which translates to MEIKDVVKKYNDYVIQMRRDFHMNPESSWEEFRTSGIVKAELDKLSIPYISVAGTGVVATIKGIGAGKIVALRADMDALEIEETNDVPYKSKFPGKMHACGHDGHTAMLLGAAKVFNEMKHEINGTVKLIFQPAEEVAAGARKMLDESNFMDDVDGSFAIHLWSGIEVGKISIEAGPRMASADIFEIIINGKSGHGSMPHQAIDAVVAASAVVMDLQSVVSREFSPLDSVVLSIGSFHAGTRFNIIANKAILSGTTRCFKNKIRDMLPSVMERIVKNTAASYRAEATLKYTPGTPPTINDPTCAKIAAGSVEKILGENGVVEMEKTTGGEDFALFLNKAPGVMAFVGMRNEEKDACYAHHHERFNMDEDALEIGTALYVQYALDFLNN; encoded by the coding sequence GTGGAGATTAAAGACGTTGTAAAAAAGTATAATGACTATGTAATCCAAATGAGAAGAGATTTTCATATGAATCCGGAGTCAAGCTGGGAGGAATTTCGTACATCAGGAATTGTTAAAGCTGAGTTAGATAAGCTTTCGATCCCTTATATCTCAGTAGCAGGTACAGGGGTTGTTGCGACAATTAAAGGGATCGGGGCGGGCAAGATCGTAGCTCTTAGGGCTGACATGGACGCTTTAGAGATTGAAGAAACCAATGACGTCCCCTATAAATCGAAGTTTCCCGGTAAAATGCATGCCTGTGGCCATGACGGACATACTGCCATGTTGCTTGGGGCGGCCAAAGTATTCAATGAGATGAAACATGAAATTAATGGCACCGTAAAACTTATATTTCAACCGGCTGAAGAGGTAGCTGCTGGGGCTAGGAAGATGCTTGATGAATCTAATTTTATGGATGATGTAGATGGAAGCTTTGCCATACATCTTTGGTCAGGAATAGAGGTAGGAAAGATCTCCATCGAAGCGGGACCTAGAATGGCATCAGCAGATATTTTTGAGATTATAATCAATGGAAAGTCTGGTCATGGGTCAATGCCTCATCAGGCAATAGATGCTGTTGTAGCTGCCTCTGCTGTTGTTATGGATTTACAATCAGTTGTCAGTCGGGAATTTAGTCCATTAGATTCAGTTGTATTATCAATTGGTTCCTTTCATGCTGGAACAAGATTTAATATTATTGCTAATAAAGCCATATTATCTGGTACCACAAGATGTTTTAAAAATAAGATTCGAGATATGTTACCAAGTGTCATGGAGAGAATCGTAAAAAATACAGCCGCAAGCTATCGAGCAGAAGCCACATTAAAATATACCCCGGGGACACCTCCTACAATCAACGATCCCACATGTGCCAAAATAGCTGCTGGGTCAGTTGAAAAGATTCTAGGAGAGAATGGTGTAGTAGAAATGGAAAAGACCACAGGTGGTGAGGATTTTGCATTATTCTTAAATAAGGCCCCTGGCGTCATGGCTTTTGTAGGGATGCGGAATGAAGAAAAGGATGCCTGTTATGCCCATCATCATGAAAGGTTTAACATGGATGAGGATGCATTAGAAATTGGGACTGCTTTATATGTCCAATATGCGTTAGACTTTTTGAATAACTAA
- a CDS encoding methyl-accepting chemotaxis protein: MKKLKFKITIVFILISVILFSATGLAVSYLSKESIVEISEMLSNEIVKSNSDAISEYIDARISELEHIAEYDYLKEMNIEESKEYLKRIANDSEYESVALVEPDGNAWASTDATLDLSQSPYMKEIFQNGADSFVSDPFLALSSGNIIISIAQVITDHDGNKVGLLSAALPLSKIAEISEDINIEEKGFGWIINENGLIIAHRDESVAMIENVIEAEEGVYRELTNDKEKMLSDEEGIIEGIVNGEEVYLFFATIDNTLNWKLVVEIPRSILLSSIANLNRMFTMLIMLVLLIMGIAAFMISNIITKPISAITEYSENISRLDFTKDLPQELLLRKDELGALSTSFSNITHNLRSFIQTIAENAQYISTSSKKLTSTSTESAIAAEEVARTIEEIAKGANSQAEDTERGAENINELGKLIEKDQLYIKDLNLSTNEVTKLKDEGLEILIELIEKTKMNNKSSKEVYEIIVNTNESAEKIDNASQMIKSIAEQTNLLALNAAIEAARAGEAGKGFAVVADEIRKLAEQSNSFTEEINAIIKELTDKTGNAVNTMEAVAKIVNSQAESVELTNTKFKGIDSAIQKMTEIIMSINESGRVMEGKKDGIIGIIENLSAISQENAAGTEEASASVEEQTASMEEISNASDSLARLSEEMQNNIAKFKY, translated from the coding sequence TTGAAAAAACTTAAATTTAAAATAACCATTGTATTTATTTTAATAAGTGTTATCTTATTTTCAGCTACAGGATTAGCAGTATCTTATTTATCTAAGGAATCTATAGTAGAAATTTCTGAAATGCTTAGTAATGAAATTGTAAAGTCCAATTCAGATGCAATTTCGGAATACATCGATGCTAGAATTAGTGAGTTAGAGCATATAGCAGAATACGATTATCTTAAAGAAATGAACATAGAGGAATCTAAGGAGTATCTAAAGAGAATAGCCAATGACAGTGAATACGAATCTGTAGCGCTGGTTGAACCGGATGGAAATGCATGGGCTTCAACTGATGCTACTTTAGATTTATCTCAAAGTCCTTATATGAAGGAAATATTTCAAAATGGAGCAGATAGCTTTGTTTCAGATCCTTTTCTAGCCTTATCTTCAGGCAATATTATTATTTCTATTGCTCAAGTGATAACTGATCATGATGGGAATAAAGTGGGATTACTATCTGCAGCTCTGCCATTGAGCAAAATTGCTGAAATATCCGAAGATATCAATATTGAAGAAAAGGGTTTTGGATGGATCATAAATGAAAATGGATTAATTATTGCCCATAGAGATGAAAGTGTTGCCATGATAGAAAATGTTATTGAGGCTGAAGAGGGTGTATATAGAGAGTTAACAAATGATAAAGAAAAGATGTTAAGTGATGAAGAGGGTATTATCGAGGGTATAGTAAATGGAGAAGAGGTTTACTTATTCTTTGCAACAATAGACAATACATTAAATTGGAAACTTGTTGTGGAAATACCCAGAAGTATATTGTTAAGTAGTATCGCCAATCTCAATAGAATGTTTACGATGTTAATAATGTTAGTTTTACTTATAATGGGGATAGCAGCATTTATGATATCAAATATTATAACGAAACCCATATCAGCCATTACAGAATATAGTGAGAACATATCAAGGTTAGACTTTACTAAGGATTTACCACAAGAATTGTTGCTTAGAAAAGATGAACTGGGTGCTTTATCTACATCCTTTAGCAATATTACCCATAACCTTAGGTCTTTTATACAAACCATTGCTGAAAATGCACAATATATATCGACATCTTCAAAAAAATTAACATCAACGAGTACAGAATCAGCAATAGCAGCAGAAGAGGTTGCTAGAACCATAGAAGAGATCGCAAAGGGAGCAAATAGCCAAGCTGAGGATACAGAAAGAGGAGCAGAAAACATTAATGAATTAGGGAAATTAATAGAAAAGGATCAACTATATATTAAGGACCTAAATCTATCCACCAATGAAGTAACAAAACTAAAGGATGAAGGCTTAGAAATCTTAATAGAGCTAATAGAAAAGACAAAGATGAATAACAAGTCATCCAAAGAAGTATATGAAATCATTGTAAATACCAATGAAAGTGCAGAAAAGATTGACAATGCAAGTCAAATGATCAAAAGTATTGCTGAACAGACTAATCTATTGGCACTAAATGCGGCAATAGAAGCTGCTAGAGCAGGAGAAGCCGGTAAGGGATTCGCAGTGGTAGCAGATGAAATACGAAAGCTAGCAGAACAATCTAATTCATTTACAGAGGAAATCAACGCTATCATCAAGGAATTAACAGATAAGACAGGGAATGCTGTTAATACAATGGAAGCGGTCGCAAAAATTGTGAATTCTCAGGCAGAAAGTGTAGAATTGACAAATACTAAATTTAAAGGAATTGATAGTGCAATTCAAAAAATGACGGAAATCATAATGTCAATCAATGAATCGGGACGAGTAATGGAAGGTAAAAAAGATGGAATTATAGGAATTATTGAAAACCTATCGGCCATATCTCAAGAGAATGCTGCTGGAACTGAGGAAGCTTCAGCATCCGTAGAGGAGCAGACGGCATCTATGGAAGAAATATCTAATGCCAGTGATTCATTAGCGCGATTGTCTGAAGAAATGCAAAATAACATTGCTAAATTTAAGTATTAA
- a CDS encoding HAD-IA family hydrolase produces MIKYIIFDFDGTLVDSLDIAINAVNKLSDKFGFKKVKKEEFDFLRKLSIPERCKHLSVPMYKLPFWAAHFYNEYKSSIQDIALFEGIKEVLDELRNRGYELAIISSNSEDNIREFLEKNQIYSIKEVFASKHIFGKDKVLNAFMKKEKLSNSEIIYVGDEERDILACKKVGVKIISVSWGFDLLETIKQKEPDYIVNSPEEILSIV; encoded by the coding sequence ATGATAAAATACATTATTTTTGATTTCGATGGAACCTTAGTTGATTCTTTAGATATTGCTATCAATGCAGTTAATAAGCTATCGGATAAATTTGGATTCAAAAAAGTAAAGAAAGAGGAATTTGATTTCCTAAGGAAATTATCTATTCCAGAAAGATGCAAACATTTAAGTGTGCCAATGTATAAGTTGCCCTTTTGGGCAGCGCACTTTTACAATGAATATAAAAGCTCTATACAGGATATTGCTCTGTTTGAGGGGATAAAAGAGGTGCTGGATGAACTGAGGAACAGAGGATATGAGCTGGCAATTATCTCATCAAATTCTGAGGACAATATCAGAGAGTTTTTGGAAAAAAATCAGATTTATAGCATTAAAGAAGTGTTTGCCTCCAAGCATATCTTTGGGAAAGATAAGGTACTGAACGCTTTTATGAAGAAAGAGAAACTAAGTAATTCCGAAATCATTTATGTAGGTGATGAGGAAAGGGATATTCTTGCTTGTAAAAAAGTTGGTGTGAAAATTATTTCAGTTTCTTGGGGATTTGATTTGCTGGAAACCATTAAGCAGAAAGAACCAGATTATATTGTGAATAGCCCAGAAGAGATATTATCTATCGTATAA